A region of the Bacteroidota bacterium genome:
AATTTATTATCAGGCGTAAATTTGAAATTCATTGCAGCACCAATGCCATCTGCATCAAAATAATCCCATAATTCAGCACCTGCAGGTGAAAACTTTTTCACTTTGGTTACATATCCCGATGGTCCAGAGCCCATGCCTAATACATAAATATTGTTTGATGCATCAATTAAACATTTTTTTGTTGACGAGCCATCAAATGTGGTTTCATAAACATTGCGCCACAATAAAGAGCCTGCAGCATTAAATTTCATAATAACACTAGCGGCATCCACAGGTGAAGCAAAACCTGAACGGATAGTACCGGTCACAATAATATTATTGTCATTATCTGTTTCAACCCATGTTGCAACTTCATGACGGGTATTATCGGTATTGTCATAGGAAACAGTCCAGATAAAATTGCCTGCCGCATCATGTTTTGTCAAATAGATATCACCTGCCGGATTATAATCCCAACTGATGGTATATACATTATCAATATTGTCGGTAGTTAATGATAAACCACCTGTAAATTGCTGCCAGTCTAATGTTACCTGGGCATGCACAAAAATCGGAAGTGCTAAAAGTAGCAATAATATTTTTTTCATAATTTAATGTTTAGGTTTAAAAATTTTTTTTAAAATACAATGTACCATGATATTAATTACTTAATATATGTATATACAAAGAGATTACAAATTGACATAAATCATTGTGACTGTGGTTCAGTAGTTTGGTGATATTTGTCACTTAACAGTAATTTAAAAAAAAGGCAGCAAGATTATTTTTGCTGCCTTTATATGTTATGTTTTATTGAAATTATTTATTAATTATTAATTGTTCATTCACAACACTTGTTTCAGTTTCAATTCGGATTAAATACATACCGGATGGTAAATTTGAAACATCAATACCATTGGATAAATTATTATTTGATGTTATTACCATTTGGCCTGACATATCGAAAATTGTTGCTGATTTAATTGCTGCATCATCTGCATGAATATATACAATATCGTTTGCCGGGTTTGGATAAACATGAATTGTGCTTGCATCAGCAATTTCGCCTTCACGCAAAGGTAAAGTAGTGAAAGGTTGCTCTGCTGAAAATTCTGAAACCAATCCATCAGCACAAATACTTCTTATTTTCCAAACATAATTTTTATCTGCCTGTAATGATTTTACATTCAGTTTATTTTTAGTGCCTACTACAAATTTAATTTTCCATGTTGCAGCCGTAACTTTTTTATACCATATTTCATATTGCACTGCTTCAGGAACCAGTGTCCAGTTAAAGCGCGCCTGACTGCTTGTAATGTTATTGGTAAATAATCCGGTTGGTGTTGAACAAGGTGTGGCTATTACCTGATTATAATGAATTAATACTGCATATTGTTGTCCTAATGCATAAATTGAATTATCTGAGGCAAGACAAATTGCGGATCCTGTATTTGAGTAATCAGTATGTAATGCAATCCATTCTTCTACTCCGTCGGGAGTGTATTTAATGGTAACCATTTGCACTAAACTTAACCAAAAATATCCCGGCCACGGGCCGCCTTGGCCTGTGATGTAAATATTTCCGGAATTATCTTTTACCATCATTTTTGGTATTTCATCATTGCCGGTATGTTCATCATAAACTTGTGACCATAACATATTACCTGTTGCATCTATTCTAAATGTATACCAGTCGAAATAAAGGTCCCCATAACCTGTTATATATGCTCCGCCACTATTATCGCACACAATTTGGCGTGAAAATTCTTCATGTCCGAAGTCGTAATTATTGGTCCATAACAGTGTTCCGGATGAATTAAATTTTGTAACCACAAAATTTGATGAAATAAAAGGTGGAGTTCCAAACGTAGCATGTGAAGCTGTAAAAATATTTCCTGAAGGATCAATATCAAAACTAACTAACCCATTCACTATACCACTGGTATGCCATAAAACAGTACCGGCTGTGGTGATTTTTGCTAAGCTGGTGCCATATGCTCCAATAACGATATTGCCATCAGGTGCGAATTGCATTTTTAATAAAGTGCCACCAAAATCATTTCCTGCAGCATCTTCAATTACTGTCCATATATCATTACCATCAGTATCATATTTTTTCACCATCATAGTCCCTACTTCACCATGATATAACATCCACGCATTTACATCACCACCAACATAAATATTACCTGATGCATCAGTTAATATTTTTCTTCCGCGATAAGCGACACCTGTGCTGTAAGTTTTACGCCAGATCAATGATCCATCATCACCATTAAATTTCATGGTAACCATTTGAACCGGAAACCAATCGGTACCAAATCCGGTATTGGTGTAGCCCGTAACAATAGCATCACCATTCACATCAATGGCTACGTCACCTGCTAATTCCCATTGTGATGGTGTGGTGTTATCATAAGTTGCCGTCCACAATATGGTACCGTCGGTGCCTCTTTTTGTCAAATAAATATCTCCAAAAAAGATATCACTTAAGGCATAGGTATTGTCTGCAGCGTCCGTTACTACGGCACTTCCATCCAATCCATAATAAAAGTCGGGAGATACCCAATCTTCGGTAACTTGGGAAAACAATGTGCCTACCATTCCAAACAGCGACACAATAAACAGTTGCATTTTTATCATAACAGTTTCAAATTATATGTATATACAAATAGATTGCTTTTTACGTTCGTAGTTTGTGACTACAATCGCGCCATCTGCTGACTTTAGTCACCTTTTTGCGGGAAGATGAAAAAAGTATATAATTCGAATGCGGTAAGAAGAACTGCAAATATACGGTGGATTCCGAAGAAAAAAAATCTTTTTTCAGATTGTATGTATATACATGTAATCTTTTTACTAGAAGATTAAAAATAAAAAAACCGCTGATGCTGAACTATCTTGTTCAATATCAGCGGTTTACGTTATTTGGTGAGGTTAAAGTGTTCCTCTCAATTCCTGTTCTCTTTCAATGGCTTCAAAAAGTGCTTTGAAATTGCCTTTGCCGAAACTTCTTGCACCGTGGCGTTGAATAATTTCATAAAACACGGTTGGACGGTCTTCCACAGGTTTGGTGAACAATTGTAATAAATACCCTTCATCGTCGCGGTCGATTAAAATGTTCAGTTTTTTGAGTTCATTAAAATCTTCATCAATATGGCCAACACGATCTAAAACATCTTCGTAATAAGTATCGGGCACTCGTAAAAATTCAACACCGCGTGCGCGTAATTCGCTAACGGTTTCGATAATATTATCGGTTGCAATAGCAATATGCTGAACACCCGCACCTTTATAAAAATCGATGTATTCTTCAATTTGTGATTTTTTCTTTCCCGCAGCCGGTTCGTTGATTGGGAATTTAACGAATCCATTTCCGTTGCTTACAACCTTACTCATTAAGGCAGAATATTCAGTTGAGATATCACTGTCGTCGAAAGTGATTAATAATTTGAAGCCCATTACATCTTCATAAAATTTCACCCATTCGTTCATTTTTCCTAACTCAACATTGCCCACACAATGGTCAACATATTTTAGTCCTACCGGTTTCACGGTAAAAGGAGATTGTTTAGCAGCAAAACCCGGCATAAAAACACCATTATAATTTTTGCGTTCAACAAATTTATGAATGGTTTCACCATAAGTTTGAATTGCAGAAATCACCACTTCACCAAATTCATCTTTCATGGTGGTTGGTTCAATTACACCTTTTGCTCCGCGTTTAACAGTTTCTTCGTAACTTTTTGTTGCATCATCCACCCACAAAGCCAACACTTTAACACCATCGCCATGTTTACGAACATGCTCCGAAATTTCACTTTCCGGGTCAAATGATGTGGTTAACACAATTCTGATTTTATCCTGCTGCAACACATACGAAGCTCTGTCCTTAACACCGGTTTCCAATCCGGCATAAGCCACCAACTCATAACCCCAGGCCGATTGATAATAATAAGCTGATTGCTTTGCATTCCCCACATAAAATTCAATGTGGTCTGTACCTTGGAGTGGGAGGAAGTCTGTGGTTGTTTGATTTGTTGTTAATTCTAATGTATTCATTTTATTTTGTATTAAAATTTAATATTGAGGTTATAAGTATAGACCAAGTGCGAAATTTCCGGAAAGGCGGATGGAAAATTGGAGACACAACAAAATTCCAACGGAAAAAAAAGGCGGTGGGGGGGCGGGGGTGGTGGGGTGGGGAAGACCGGCCGAGAGTGACAAAAAGGAAAAAAAACAAAAAACAACCAACAAAAAAAGGTGGGGGGGGGGGCGGGGGGGGGGGGGGGGGGGGGGCGGGCCGGAAGGCTGACAATAAGAAACACAAAAAACACACCCAGGAAAAAAAATGCTGGTGGGTTAGCGAAGGGGCGGGGGGGCGGACGGACGGCCAGAGGGACAAAAAAGACAAAAACAAAACAACCATCAAAAAAAAAAAGTAGTGGGCGGAAAGGGCAGTGGGGGGGGGGGGGGCAGGACAGCGGAGTGCGAATGAGAAACCAAAAAAACCACGGAAAAGCAAAGTGACGGGCGGCGGGGTGGAGGTGGGGATGAGGGGGCGAAGAGCGGATAAAATGAAAAAAAAAAAAAGGGGTGGAGTGTGTTAATGTGTCCGCCGCGGCGGATGCTGATAAACAGCAGGTATATTGCCAATTTTAGTCACATTTAGCGATCAACGGGTTTATTTTTTTGATGATGAAATAATTTTAGTTAATATTTTATTTATTATAACAATTCTTTCCAGTAAATCGTCGCATGCAGGATAGTTTTTAGAATGTTTGCACAATCGTAGCCAATAATGTGACTCACTACCTTCCTTTGCGGCAATTTTCATTTTGTGAATAAAATCTGCCCTGCTTTCAGCATTTTGCGATTCGTTAACATTTGCTCCGACAGAAGTGCCGGCATCAAATAGCTGCCATGCCATTCTGTTTTTTTTTAATTTTTCAAGTTCCTCCGTGTAATCAATAATTAATAATGAAAATTCAAAAGTTAAATCAACGATTAAATTTTTTTCCTCGTTACTCATGTCAATTGTTTTTAAGGTTACAAAATATTTTGATATCAATATCAGGGATAAGTTGATATGGATATTTATTATTTATTTCATTGTGCTATATTTATTTTGTTTAAAAATTATCAATCGAACACATGATGCTATCTTCAAATCAACAGTTACTTCGGAAGCACATCACCCAATCAGCACATTAGCACATCAGCACATTAGCACATTCAACGAGCATGCCCTTCAAAGGACACATTATCACCTCAACTCAACCAGCTCAAATAATACTCAGTATCCTCAATCTCCAACGCAGCTTCAGTTAACTGCAGTGGTTTAAAAGGATCAATCATTACAGCAAGTTCCTTTGTTTCAGTTTTGCCGATGCTGCCTTCGTAGGTGCCGGGGTGCGGACCGTGGGGGATGCCTCCAGGGTGGAGGGTAATTTGTCCGCGCTCAACACTTTTTCTGCTCATAAAATCTCCGTCTACATAATATAATATTTCATCGCTATCGATATTGCTGTGATTGTAAGGTGCGGGAATTGCAAGCGGATGATAATCATACATTCGCGGCACAAAACTGCATACCACAAAATTGTGTGCTTCGAATGTTTGATGCACCGGAGGTGGTTGATGCACACG
Encoded here:
- a CDS encoding T9SS type A sorting domain-containing protein, with product MQLFIVSLFGMVGTLFSQVTEDWVSPDFYYGLDGSAVVTDAADNTYALSDIFFGDIYLTKRGTDGTILWTATYDNTTPSQWELAGDVAIDVNGDAIVTGYTNTGFGTDWFPVQMVTMKFNGDDGSLIWRKTYSTGVAYRGRKILTDASGNIYVGGDVNAWMLYHGEVGTMMVKKYDTDGNDIWTVIEDAAGNDFGGTLLKMQFAPDGNIVIGAYGTSLAKITTAGTVLWHTSGIVNGLVSFDIDPSGNIFTASHATFGTPPFISSNFVVTKFNSSGTLLWTNNYDFGHEEFSRQIVCDNSGGAYITGYGDLYFDWYTFRIDATGNMLWSQVYDEHTGNDEIPKMMVKDNSGNIYITGQGGPWPGYFWLSLVQMVTIKYTPDGVEEWIALHTDYSNTGSAICLASDNSIYALGQQYAVLIHYNQVIATPCSTPTGLFTNNITSSQARFNWTLVPEAVQYEIWYKKVTAATWKIKFVVGTKNKLNVKSLQADKNYVWKIRSICADGLVSEFSAEQPFTTLPLREGEIADASTIHVYPNPANDIVYIHADDAAIKSATIFDMSGQMVITSNNNLSNGIDVSNLPSGMYLIRIETETSVVNEQLIINK
- the hppD gene encoding 4-hydroxyphenylpyruvate dioxygenase, with product MNTLELTTNQTTTDFLPLQGTDHIEFYVGNAKQSAYYYQSAWGYELVAYAGLETGVKDRASYVLQQDKIRIVLTTSFDPESEISEHVRKHGDGVKVLALWVDDATKSYEETVKRGAKGVIEPTTMKDEFGEVVISAIQTYGETIHKFVERKNYNGVFMPGFAAKQSPFTVKPVGLKYVDHCVGNVELGKMNEWVKFYEDVMGFKLLITFDDSDISTEYSALMSKVVSNGNGFVKFPINEPAAGKKKSQIEEYIDFYKGAGVQHIAIATDNIIETVSELRARGVEFLRVPDTYYEDVLDRVGHIDEDFNELKKLNILIDRDDEGYLLQLFTKPVEDRPTVFYEIIQRHGARSFGKGNFKALFEAIEREQELRGTL
- a CDS encoding four helix bundle protein — encoded protein: MSNEEKNLIVDLTFEFSLLIIDYTEELEKLKKNRMAWQLFDAGTSVGANVNESQNAESRADFIHKMKIAAKEGSESHYWLRLCKHSKNYPACDDLLERIVIINKILTKIISSSKK